A region of Lichenibacterium dinghuense DNA encodes the following proteins:
- a CDS encoding SNF2-related protein, translated as MTGYTPHQAKFFAHYVTREGIAEGEGLAQSLSAARVDLNPHQVDAAMFALRSPLSKGVLLADEVGLGKTIEAALVITQRWWEGRRRLLLIAPASLRKQWQQELWEKFSLPSVILDAKRVRELKKAGEARPLDRTDAVVILSYEYAARIAPELQAISWNLVVMDEAHKLRNVYRATDNSRSAVLRRALADRQKLLLTATPLQNNLMELYGLLSLIDEHFFGSPDAFRAEFGKSDASTLAVLGRRLEPICKRTLRRQVQQAGLISYTKRMAETFDFTPSALETKLYEQMSEYLQREDTLAIGKTGRHLVTLVLRKILGSSSFAVAATLDKMIARLERKLEVGEEMLADYDGMEETAETWREGAADAEADALEANEAESVVAADPALLRGEIEELRGFRNLATSIDDNAKGRALVGSLPDVLKQIEAKGGQRKAVIFTESVRTQRYLRDLLEANGFAGQTVLMNGANTDAESQALYKAWLAKHAGNSNVVSKTKSADLKAAIVDAFRNDRTILIATESGAEGINLQFCSLLINYDLPWNPQRVEQRIGRCHRYGQKIDVTVVNMMNRGNHAEARIVELLASKFNLFSGVFGSSDEVLGAIESGVDIEKRILGIVQSCRSNAEIDRAFETLQLDLFVEIDEAKTKAREAILAEMDDKVVARLKFEKGRIDAQLGDFKLALLRLARAELPEARFHPDHAERFDYDGATYTAEWPVSEERGWRFYRLSDGELATTLADRAMDRELAPATLAFDLDAYTGKLADVELLRGDSGWLAAARLTLDTPAKRYDDLIVVALTDDGGVVPRETAERLMQVPATARQADGAAPPPNLDRLIADAQTALVGAAQTRLGDFLDEEETRLNLWQEDARVSYESKIKVLGKEAKEKDKLARASVTLPDKVALQRDAAALRRESDDLNHQLYTRLKEIDAERNRMLDEIAARLSLTPKLTPLFSARWMLAA; from the coding sequence CCAAAGGCGTGCTACTGGCCGACGAGGTGGGGTTGGGCAAGACTATCGAGGCGGCCCTCGTCATCACGCAGCGGTGGTGGGAGGGGCGCCGGCGCCTGCTCCTGATCGCGCCCGCGTCGCTGCGGAAGCAGTGGCAGCAGGAGCTTTGGGAGAAGTTCTCCCTGCCCAGCGTGATCCTCGACGCCAAGCGCGTGCGCGAGTTGAAGAAGGCGGGCGAGGCGCGTCCGCTGGATCGCACGGACGCCGTCGTCATCCTGTCCTACGAATACGCCGCCCGGATCGCGCCCGAGCTTCAGGCAATTTCGTGGAACCTCGTGGTTATGGACGAGGCTCACAAGCTGCGGAACGTCTACCGCGCGACCGATAATTCTCGCTCCGCCGTCCTGCGGCGCGCGCTGGCTGATCGGCAGAAGCTGCTGCTTACGGCCACTCCGCTCCAGAATAATCTGATGGAGCTATATGGCCTGCTATCGCTCATCGACGAGCACTTCTTCGGCTCGCCCGATGCCTTCCGCGCCGAGTTCGGCAAGTCGGACGCTAGCACGCTGGCGGTGCTGGGCCGAAGGCTGGAGCCGATCTGCAAACGCACGCTGCGGCGGCAGGTCCAGCAGGCCGGGCTCATCAGCTACACCAAACGCATGGCCGAGACGTTCGACTTCACGCCGAGCGCGCTGGAAACAAAGCTCTACGAGCAGATGTCCGAATACCTCCAGCGCGAGGACACGTTGGCCATCGGCAAGACGGGCCGCCACCTCGTCACCCTCGTCCTGCGGAAGATTCTCGGCTCCTCGTCTTTCGCGGTCGCGGCCACCCTCGACAAGATGATCGCCCGCTTGGAGCGCAAGCTGGAGGTCGGAGAGGAGATGCTGGCCGACTATGACGGGATGGAGGAGACGGCCGAGACATGGCGTGAGGGCGCCGCCGATGCCGAGGCGGACGCGCTGGAGGCGAACGAAGCCGAGTCGGTCGTAGCCGCCGACCCTGCGCTGCTGCGCGGTGAGATCGAGGAGCTACGCGGCTTCCGCAACCTCGCAACATCCATCGACGACAACGCGAAGGGACGCGCCCTCGTCGGCAGCTTGCCGGACGTGCTTAAGCAAATCGAGGCGAAGGGCGGCCAGCGCAAGGCGGTGATCTTTACTGAGAGCGTCCGCACCCAACGCTATCTGCGCGACCTGCTGGAGGCCAACGGCTTCGCTGGGCAGACGGTGCTGATGAACGGTGCCAACACCGACGCGGAAAGCCAAGCTCTCTACAAGGCGTGGCTGGCCAAGCACGCCGGGAACAGCAACGTCGTCTCGAAGACGAAGAGCGCGGACCTAAAGGCCGCCATCGTGGACGCATTCAGGAACGACCGTACGATTCTGATTGCCACGGAGAGCGGGGCGGAGGGCATTAATCTTCAATTCTGTTCACTGCTCATCAACTACGACCTGCCGTGGAACCCACAGCGCGTGGAGCAGCGGATCGGTCGCTGCCACCGCTACGGCCAGAAGATCGATGTAACCGTCGTCAACATGATGAACCGGGGCAACCACGCCGAGGCCCGGATTGTCGAACTGCTCGCCTCCAAGTTCAACCTGTTCAGCGGCGTGTTCGGCTCCTCCGACGAGGTGCTGGGCGCCATCGAGAGCGGGGTGGACATCGAAAAGCGCATCCTCGGCATCGTGCAATCGTGCCGCTCGAATGCTGAGATCGACCGAGCCTTCGAGACCCTGCAACTCGACCTATTTGTTGAGATCGACGAGGCCAAGACCAAGGCGCGCGAGGCAATTCTCGCCGAGATGGACGATAAGGTGGTCGCTCGGCTCAAGTTCGAGAAGGGCCGGATCGACGCCCAGCTTGGGGATTTCAAGCTGGCCCTATTGCGGCTCGCCCGCGCCGAACTGCCTGAGGCCCGGTTCCACCCCGACCACGCCGAGCGCTTCGATTACGACGGCGCAACCTACACGGCGGAGTGGCCGGTCTCCGAGGAGAGAGGCTGGCGGTTCTACCGCCTAAGTGATGGCGAGCTTGCGACCACGCTCGCCGACCGCGCGATGGACCGTGAGCTCGCCCCAGCGACCCTCGCTTTCGATCTCGACGCTTACACGGGCAAGCTGGCCGATGTGGAGTTGCTGCGCGGCGACAGCGGCTGGCTCGCGGCGGCCCGGTTGACGCTCGACACGCCCGCCAAACGCTACGACGACCTGATCGTGGTGGCCCTGACGGACGACGGTGGGGTGGTGCCGCGCGAGACAGCGGAGCGGCTGATGCAGGTTCCGGCCACGGCGAGGCAGGCGGACGGCGCGGCCCCGCCCCCAAACCTCGACCGACTGATCGCCGACGCGCAGACCGCCTTGGTGGGTGCCGCGCAGACCCGCCTCGGCGACTTCCTCGACGAGGAGGAGACCCGCCTCAACCTATGGCAGGAGGATGCGCGCGTTTCTTACGAGTCCAAGATCAAGGTCCTCGGCAAGGAGGCCAAGGAGAAAGACAAGCTCGCCCGCGCCAGCGTCACCTTGCCGGATAAGGTCGCGCTCCAGCGCGACGCGGCCGCCCTACGCCGCGAGTCCGACGACCTAAACCACCAACTCTACACGCGGCTGAAGGAGATCGACGCCGAACGCAACCGCATGCTAGACGAGATCGCTGCGCGACTGAGCCTCACGCCGAAGCTCACGCCGCTGTTCTCAGCGCGATGGATGCTGGCGGCATGA